One Actinospica robiniae DSM 44927 genomic region harbors:
- a CDS encoding SUMF1/EgtB/PvdO family nonheme iron enzyme, with translation MTEQDLGATLRQWRLKERLSQRDLARRMGYHEAVVTSVERGEGAPSAQYLDGFAAAVRLEKAEIEQMWLLYRHSPEQGGGALAVREAAVCPYRGLLAFRERDSPLYYGRDRAVRLVTRKLEQTALVGVIGASGSGKSSAVFAGVIPRLRRTGPWEVVPFRPGGDPFASLGRSLTGSPLSTGSRPRLASLIARRAESSHRPLLIVGDQFEELFTHGAEDTLVADFLDALVKVARSGALVQVKVLVTFRGDFYGHVLAHRGFSDALQDHIVHLPPMSRTELAQAITEPARVTGLKLDDGLAERLLDDAGSEPGALPLLEFALTRLWERRTGKTLTHDGYDRIGRLTGAITSRAEEVYRSLSAEQQYTARQLLIRLVQVARPEQDGNDARRRTPLTELRSLPRCESVVQALADARLVVTDTTADGTATVELAHEAIIRGWDRLSGWLVEDRQFLLWQQRVRRWFEEWRLTADKHGALLRGSILDEAMRWTAVKGRESIAPDLLDYLDGSIRQHQVEQRRNALEQIDRLLTIHPADVPTQAEAFIDADPALRASLRERLEGATPAERWRLRIALLPHDSAQGDQLLDELALLGPDDLIPVRNALRSEADTLIERLWQQTLAAIGGTGGDELLREAVLLAGFDPHDARWATIAPRVASVLIAQNQLNLRTYVDALRPARAHLLEPLFALYTDDREHRAAIHETIATIVRDLAADRPDFLARMAAAAPIGAAEQAFSALRSVVTPNAVQVFRAIAAEPAASASSERQRVLTGRRRCAALAALLRLGEDVDLDALLGEAADPELGTQFACQAHARGVPVQTVVEQLDAVRTARARYHLLLCLRDYPISGVPPQLNERAVAAATRLEQEDDDPGVHAAAAWVMGDQPVLRDDDATRAAYDPTGRRGWFTVDVEGRRTTFVVYRPGRFIMGSPEDEAERSDYESPRQATTLTRSFALARREVCRAEFETFMQQANATGLPNIDEWSPLGSEPVVAASWDEAFAFALWLQARVEGREAHEKYGLGSPQVLSLVGAWMSGAEQAIPEQIGRFRLPTEAEWEYACRSGTTTAYSFGSDRSLLGRYGWFADNSGLKTHEPGLLPPNPTGLFNIHGQCWEWCLDWYAPYSADPVIDPIGPPAGDRKVLRGGCWNLGARYARSACRNAHIPPNRNYYITFRLALTLPEIDPAWTPDKPNPLPWSG, from the coding sequence GTGACCGAGCAGGATCTGGGCGCGACCCTGCGGCAGTGGCGACTCAAGGAGCGGCTGTCCCAACGCGACCTGGCCCGGCGAATGGGGTACCACGAGGCCGTCGTGACCAGCGTAGAGCGAGGTGAGGGCGCCCCCAGCGCCCAGTACCTGGATGGATTCGCGGCCGCTGTGCGTTTGGAAAAGGCCGAGATCGAGCAGATGTGGCTGCTTTACCGGCATAGCCCGGAACAGGGTGGGGGAGCGCTGGCGGTGCGGGAGGCCGCGGTGTGTCCGTACCGGGGACTGCTGGCCTTTCGTGAGCGGGACAGTCCCCTCTATTACGGCCGCGACCGAGCAGTGCGGTTGGTGACGCGCAAACTCGAGCAGACAGCGTTGGTCGGAGTCATCGGCGCGTCCGGCAGCGGGAAGTCCTCGGCGGTGTTCGCCGGCGTCATCCCGCGCCTGCGCCGGACCGGCCCTTGGGAGGTCGTTCCGTTCCGGCCTGGAGGTGATCCATTCGCCTCATTGGGCCGGTCGCTGACCGGTTCCCCCCTGTCTACCGGCTCTCGCCCGCGCCTCGCCTCACTGATCGCTCGTAGAGCCGAATCAAGCCACCGTCCGCTGCTGATCGTCGGCGACCAGTTCGAGGAATTGTTCACCCACGGCGCCGAGGACACACTCGTCGCAGACTTCCTCGACGCCCTGGTGAAAGTCGCCCGCAGCGGCGCGCTTGTTCAGGTCAAAGTCCTGGTCACGTTCCGGGGAGACTTCTACGGACACGTGCTCGCGCATCGCGGCTTCTCCGACGCCCTGCAGGACCACATCGTGCACCTGCCGCCGATGAGCCGCACGGAGCTGGCGCAGGCAATCACCGAGCCAGCCCGAGTCACGGGCCTCAAACTCGACGACGGATTGGCCGAACGCCTTCTCGACGACGCCGGCAGTGAGCCTGGCGCACTGCCGCTGCTCGAGTTCGCCCTCACGCGGTTGTGGGAGAGACGCACGGGAAAGACGCTCACCCACGACGGATACGACCGGATCGGCAGATTGACCGGAGCGATTACCTCGCGCGCCGAGGAGGTATACCGGTCCCTGTCCGCCGAGCAGCAGTACACCGCGCGTCAGCTGCTCATTCGCCTGGTACAGGTCGCCCGCCCCGAGCAGGACGGCAACGACGCCCGCCGCCGCACCCCGTTGACGGAGCTGCGCAGTCTGCCGCGCTGCGAGAGCGTGGTGCAGGCCCTGGCCGACGCCCGCCTCGTCGTCACCGATACGACGGCGGACGGCACGGCTACGGTCGAACTGGCTCACGAGGCGATCATTCGAGGCTGGGATCGGCTCTCGGGGTGGCTGGTGGAGGACCGGCAGTTCCTGCTCTGGCAGCAGCGCGTGCGGCGCTGGTTCGAGGAATGGCGGCTGACTGCCGACAAGCACGGGGCGTTGCTGCGCGGCTCGATCCTGGACGAGGCGATGCGATGGACGGCCGTCAAAGGACGCGAATCGATCGCCCCGGACCTGCTCGACTATCTCGACGGCAGCATCCGCCAGCACCAGGTCGAGCAACGTAGAAACGCCCTCGAGCAGATCGACCGGCTACTGACCATCCATCCTGCGGACGTCCCGACACAGGCTGAGGCATTCATCGACGCGGACCCGGCCCTGCGCGCGTCGCTGCGGGAACGGCTCGAGGGTGCGACGCCCGCGGAACGCTGGCGACTGCGCATCGCTCTGCTGCCCCACGACAGCGCCCAAGGCGACCAGCTGCTCGACGAACTCGCTCTTCTCGGCCCGGACGACCTGATCCCGGTACGCAACGCACTGCGATCCGAAGCCGACACTCTCATCGAGCGGCTCTGGCAGCAGACGCTCGCAGCGATCGGCGGCACGGGCGGCGATGAGCTGCTGCGCGAAGCCGTACTGCTGGCCGGATTCGACCCGCACGACGCTCGGTGGGCCACTATCGCGCCGCGGGTCGCGAGCGTGCTGATTGCCCAGAACCAGCTGAACTTGCGCACCTATGTCGACGCACTTCGGCCCGCGCGTGCACACCTGCTCGAACCGCTCTTCGCGCTCTATACGGATGACCGCGAGCACAGGGCTGCGATCCACGAGACCATCGCGACGATCGTGCGTGACCTGGCTGCGGACAGGCCAGACTTCCTTGCCCGTATGGCCGCTGCGGCACCGATCGGGGCTGCGGAACAGGCGTTCAGCGCACTGCGATCCGTGGTGACGCCCAACGCGGTGCAGGTATTCCGCGCCATCGCCGCCGAACCCGCCGCATCCGCATCCAGCGAGCGTCAACGCGTCCTGACAGGGCGACGCAGGTGTGCCGCCCTGGCCGCGCTGCTGCGGCTCGGCGAGGACGTCGACCTTGATGCGCTGCTCGGTGAGGCGGCCGATCCCGAGTTGGGCACCCAGTTCGCTTGCCAGGCTCACGCACGCGGCGTGCCAGTGCAGACCGTGGTGGAACAGCTCGATGCGGTGCGCACCGCGCGCGCCCGCTACCACCTTCTCCTGTGCCTCCGTGACTATCCGATCTCTGGGGTTCCCCCGCAGCTCAATGAGCGGGCCGTGGCTGCGGCCACGCGGCTCGAGCAGGAAGACGACGATCCCGGTGTCCACGCGGCGGCCGCGTGGGTAATGGGCGACCAGCCGGTGCTGCGTGACGACGACGCGACCCGGGCGGCGTACGATCCGACCGGCAGGCGCGGCTGGTTCACGGTCGATGTCGAGGGCCGACGCACGACTTTCGTGGTCTACCGCCCCGGCCGCTTCATCATGGGCTCGCCTGAGGACGAGGCCGAACGCAGCGACTACGAATCTCCCCGCCAGGCCACCACCCTCACCCGTTCCTTCGCCCTGGCCCGCCGCGAGGTCTGCCGAGCCGAATTCGAAACCTTCATGCAGCAGGCCAATGCCACCGGCCTGCCGAACATCGACGAGTGGAGTCCGCTGGGCTCGGAACCGGTGGTCGCGGCCAGCTGGGACGAAGCATTCGCATTCGCCCTGTGGCTCCAGGCCCGGGTCGAAGGCCGAGAAGCGCACGAGAAATACGGCCTCGGCTCCCCCCAAGTGCTCTCGCTGGTCGGCGCTTGGATGTCCGGGGCTGAGCAGGCAATACCGGAGCAGATCGGCAGATTCCGGCTGCCGACCGAGGCCGAATGGGAATACGCATGCCGGTCCGGCACCACGACCGCATACAGCTTCGGCAGCGACCGCTCCCTACTGGGCAGATACGGATGGTTCGCCGACAACTCAGGACTGAAAACACACGAACCCGGTCTGCTGCCCCCAAACCCCACTGGCCTGTTCAACATCCACGGCCAGTGCTGGGAATGGTGCCTGGACTGGTACGCCCCCTACAGCGCCGACCCGGTCATCGACCCGATCGGTCCGCCCGCAGGCGATCGCAAGGTATTGCGCGGCGGCTGCTGGAACCTCGGAGCCCGCTACGCCCGTTCCGCTTGCCGCAACGCCCACATCCCGCCCAATCGCAACTACTACATCACGTTCCGGCTCGCTCTGACCCTCCCGGAGATCGACCCCGCCTGGACCCCGGACAAACCCAACCCGCTGCCCTGGAGCGGCTGA
- a CDS encoding transposase — translation MAGPRRDLLHLTRAADTLADRHHAKATGSTIRRNLVNIPARIVTSARRTRLHLPEHWPWSPGFLTLWIRTGHQPVPT, via the coding sequence GTGGCTGGCCCTCGCCGCGATCTCCTACACCTCACCCGCGCCGCCGACACCCTCGCCGACCGCCACCACGCCAAGGCCACCGGATCAACCATCCGCCGCAACCTGGTCAACATCCCGGCCAGAATCGTCACCAGCGCCCGCCGCACCCGCCTCCACCTGCCCGAACACTGGCCCTGGTCCCCAGGATTCCTCACCCTGTGGATACGCACCGGCCACCAGCCGGTCCCAACCTGA
- a CDS encoding GAF and ANTAR domain-containing protein, whose protein sequence is MSRGTDEATRAFAEGEERWPRFAEAAGALAFVSVHALPLRLRERVIGALNLFCSSPEPLGEEDVRVGQALADVATIGILAQRSREQADLVTTQLQTALNSRISIEQAKGVIAERHRIKLDEAFTILRRHARDNNLRMSDLARDVANGSPLPTRDETLAARAVDHPETSPAPDLWPVHPPDHSRVIRATRTSG, encoded by the coding sequence CTGAGCCGGGGAACGGACGAGGCGACGCGCGCGTTCGCCGAGGGCGAAGAGCGCTGGCCGCGATTCGCCGAAGCCGCCGGCGCCCTCGCGTTCGTCTCCGTCCACGCCCTGCCGCTACGACTGCGCGAGCGGGTCATCGGAGCCCTGAACCTGTTCTGCTCCAGCCCCGAACCCCTCGGCGAGGAAGACGTACGCGTCGGCCAGGCCCTGGCGGACGTGGCCACCATCGGGATCCTGGCCCAGCGCAGCCGCGAGCAGGCCGACCTGGTCACCACCCAGCTGCAGACCGCCCTCAACAGCCGCATCTCCATCGAACAGGCGAAAGGGGTGATCGCGGAGCGCCACCGGATCAAACTCGACGAGGCGTTCACGATCCTGCGCCGCCACGCGCGCGACAACAACCTGCGCATGTCCGACCTCGCCCGGGACGTGGCCAACGGCTCCCCACTGCCGACGAGAGACGAAACCCTCGCCGCACGCGCCGTCGACCACCCTGAAACCAGCCCCGCCCCTGACCTGTGGCCGGTTCACCCGCCGGATCACAGCCGGGTGATCCGAGCGACGCGAACGTCCGGTTGA
- a CDS encoding TylF/MycF/NovP-related O-methyltransferase, with translation MTLQLEELRDWLLENHDATVDPDRLAVVEAEVAVVAKRVIPGDVVELGCYRGAMALWLRAQLDRFGLADRRVHVFDSFRGMPAPSCHDEASGLREGEFACGVEEVVAAHRAWDLRLPVIHPGWFCDTLPSQLPAAIAFAYADCVFYEPMMASLTCCVPVLATGAPLVVAGYGSPGSAHGEGSRQSSGVRRACEDFFGGAKHVRPFGVNAPCGVFRKPG, from the coding sequence GTGACGCTCCAGCTTGAAGAGTTGCGGGATTGGCTGCTCGAGAACCACGACGCGACGGTCGATCCCGATCGGCTTGCTGTAGTCGAGGCTGAGGTGGCCGTTGTCGCGAAGCGCGTCATTCCCGGGGATGTGGTTGAACTCGGCTGCTACCGCGGCGCGATGGCGCTGTGGCTTCGGGCGCAGCTCGACCGGTTCGGCTTGGCGGATCGCCGGGTTCACGTCTTCGATTCGTTTCGGGGTATGCCCGCACCGAGCTGCCACGACGAAGCAAGTGGGCTGCGCGAGGGGGAGTTCGCGTGCGGTGTCGAGGAGGTCGTCGCCGCGCATCGCGCTTGGGATCTGCGGCTTCCGGTAATCCATCCAGGGTGGTTCTGCGACACTCTGCCCTCGCAGCTGCCGGCCGCGATCGCCTTCGCCTACGCTGACTGCGTCTTCTATGAGCCGATGATGGCTAGCCTCACCTGCTGCGTCCCGGTGCTTGCCACGGGTGCGCCCCTGGTCGTCGCGGGCTACGGCAGTCCTGGGTCGGCGCACGGTGAAGGTTCCAGGCAGTCCTCCGGCGTCCGGCGTGCGTGTGAGGATTTTTTCGGCGGGGCGAAGCATGTCCGGCCGTTTGGCGTAAATGCCCCTTGTGGGGTGTTTCGGAAACCTGGTTGA
- a CDS encoding pentapeptide repeat-containing protein → MTEPRSREPWSAPRVALLVMTIGLAVIAAGHLYQHGWHWTGLIDDVYSNIGSELFDMGIAVLLIDGLAERRERERLRRQLVRELGSSDAGLTARAVLELEAHGWLRDDTVTDAQLSGANLADARLERAKLTRVNLAGANLARANLSGATLTQANLAGAALERANIEMADLTGARLTAAGLHRVDAALARFTDAILAGADLTEADLSDADLTGADLRGARLTAARLDRAILTHVRWDAETVWPEGFTPPTLTPEGENPALTGRDS, encoded by the coding sequence ATGACCGAACCTCGCAGCCGCGAGCCCTGGTCGGCCCCACGCGTCGCTCTGCTGGTCATGACGATAGGACTGGCCGTCATCGCCGCTGGACACCTCTACCAGCACGGCTGGCACTGGACCGGGCTTATCGACGACGTCTACTCCAACATCGGTTCCGAGCTGTTCGACATGGGCATCGCCGTGCTGCTCATCGACGGGCTCGCGGAACGCCGCGAACGCGAGCGTCTGCGCCGTCAGCTGGTGCGGGAACTGGGCAGCTCCGACGCGGGACTGACCGCCCGCGCCGTCCTGGAGCTGGAAGCTCATGGCTGGCTGCGCGACGACACCGTGACCGATGCGCAACTGAGCGGCGCGAACCTGGCCGACGCGCGTCTGGAACGCGCCAAACTTACCCGCGTAAACCTTGCCGGAGCCAACCTAGCCCGCGCTAACCTCTCCGGCGCGACCCTCACACAGGCGAACCTCGCCGGCGCCGCCTTGGAGCGCGCCAACATCGAAATGGCCGACCTCACCGGCGCACGCCTTACCGCCGCCGGCCTACACCGCGTGGACGCCGCTCTTGCCAGATTCACCGACGCCATCCTCGCCGGCGCCGACCTCACCGAAGCAGACCTCTCCGACGCCGACCTGACCGGCGCAGACCTGCGCGGAGCACGGCTGACCGCCGCTCGCCTCGACCGCGCCATCCTGACACACGTCCGCTGGGACGCCGAGACCGTCTGGCCGGAAGGCTTCACACCTCCCACCCTCACTCCCGAGGGTGAGAACCCAGCTTTGACCGGCCGCGACTCCTAA
- a CDS encoding PRC-barrel domain-containing protein, which yields MIEAADIREWRTHDVLDSGGRKVGVLESVYVDTATDEPAMATVEVGLPTRHRLVFVPLDGAIVGPGYVRVNYAKSLVKGCPAMGVDNVLPAADEAAIFQHYGLAYQPGAAGERQLARR from the coding sequence GTGATCGAGGCGGCGGATATTCGCGAGTGGCGCACGCACGACGTGCTCGATTCCGGGGGGCGCAAGGTCGGCGTTCTCGAGTCGGTCTACGTCGACACCGCCACCGACGAGCCGGCCATGGCCACCGTCGAAGTAGGCCTGCCCACGCGCCACCGCCTAGTCTTCGTCCCGCTGGACGGCGCGATCGTCGGGCCGGGCTACGTGAGGGTGAACTACGCCAAGTCGCTGGTCAAGGGCTGCCCCGCCATGGGCGTCGACAACGTGCTGCCTGCTGCGGACGAGGCGGCGATCTTCCAGCACTACGGCCTGGCCTACCAGCCCGGCGCCGCCGGCGAGCGGCAACTCGCCCGCCGCTGA
- a CDS encoding SpoIIE family protein phosphatase — MSLSGLLTAAEAAPPVESLDVVARMLKDRFGAVSVSFLISDFSGRSVVRLGAAGSVVTSEPASRIAVSGTVYEEVIRTQRPKVEDDGAGASRILAPVTNRGDAIGLLELFLPAGPGPGPEMMRGISEAAHALAYIVIANRPFTDVYQWGRRTVPLNLAAEIQHRLLPESLACEAAQFALAGALEPADHVGGDTFDYVVDRETVELSVTDAMGHDVNAALLATVAIGALRRVRRAGADLAEQAREADQTVRDHGDRGYVTGQLLRVNLFDGRTEFVNAGHPWPLRMRDGQVRQLVPEIDLPFGLSIRDASPHAYRVQELDLRPGDRLVMLTDGMLERNAKEIDLPDLIVRTRALHPREAARSLIGAIVEASHGHLLDDATVMCLDWRGFAHSRHDAATGADLTDASRPSDEAESTVGR; from the coding sequence ATGAGCCTGTCCGGGCTTCTGACGGCGGCGGAGGCGGCGCCTCCCGTGGAATCGCTCGACGTGGTCGCGCGCATGCTCAAGGACCGCTTCGGGGCCGTGTCGGTGTCGTTCTTGATCTCCGACTTCTCCGGCCGTTCGGTCGTGCGGCTCGGGGCGGCGGGAAGCGTCGTGACCAGCGAGCCGGCCTCGCGCATCGCCGTGTCGGGCACGGTGTACGAAGAGGTGATCCGCACTCAGCGGCCCAAGGTCGAGGATGACGGAGCGGGTGCATCGCGGATCCTCGCGCCGGTGACCAACCGTGGGGATGCGATCGGTCTGTTGGAGCTGTTCCTGCCCGCGGGCCCGGGCCCGGGCCCGGAGATGATGCGCGGGATCAGTGAGGCCGCACACGCACTGGCGTACATCGTGATCGCGAACCGGCCCTTCACCGACGTCTACCAGTGGGGCCGGCGCACCGTCCCGCTGAACCTCGCCGCGGAGATCCAGCACCGGCTCCTGCCCGAGTCGCTGGCGTGCGAGGCGGCGCAGTTCGCGCTCGCCGGGGCGCTGGAACCCGCCGACCACGTCGGGGGCGACACCTTCGACTACGTCGTCGACCGCGAGACCGTCGAGCTGTCGGTGACCGACGCCATGGGCCACGACGTGAACGCCGCGCTGCTGGCCACGGTGGCGATCGGCGCCCTGCGCCGGGTGCGGCGGGCGGGCGCCGATCTGGCCGAACAGGCCCGCGAGGCCGATCAGACCGTGCGGGATCACGGCGACCGGGGTTACGTCACCGGCCAACTGCTGCGGGTGAACCTGTTCGACGGCCGGACCGAGTTCGTCAACGCCGGACACCCCTGGCCGCTGCGGATGCGTGACGGGCAGGTCCGACAGCTCGTCCCGGAGATCGATCTGCCCTTCGGCCTCAGCATCCGAGACGCCAGTCCCCACGCTTACCGGGTGCAGGAGCTGGACCTGCGGCCGGGCGACCGGCTGGTGATGTTGACGGACGGCATGCTCGAGCGCAACGCCAAGGAGATCGATCTGCCGGACCTGATCGTGCGCACCCGCGCACTGCATCCCCGCGAAGCCGCCCGCAGCCTGATCGGGGCGATCGTCGAGGCCAGCCACGGCCATCTGCTGGACGACGCCACCGTCATGTGCCTGGACTGGCGGGGATTCGCGCACTCCCGGCACGACGCCGCCACCGGCGCCGACCTCACCGACGCCTCACGACCGTCGGACGAGGCGGAATCCACTGTCGGGCGATGA
- a CDS encoding SAM-dependent methyltransferase produces MRKSLDPLARTALWTASMRAREHARADRLFEEPLAALLAGLEGPQIMRGFEGEVQRGVEDPALAVRTRFLDDQMHHAAEADDIRQFVLVAAGMDTRAFRMAWREETVFYELDRAALLRLKQSLLDDAGTACLYARRTVGVDLTRDWMSPLLAAGFKPGRPTAWLVEGLLYFLTAQQRDALLAEITHLSTTGSVLLADYVSQTSLDSPGMRAWLVKMADSGHAWQSGCDEPEVLLGRLGWEALVTEYGAPEADFGRWDAAVVEPGVPGTRGRYLVVARFGSLQV; encoded by the coding sequence ATGCGAAAGTCCTTGGACCCGTTGGCGCGCACTGCGTTGTGGACGGCTTCCATGCGTGCCCGGGAACACGCGCGTGCGGACCGATTGTTCGAGGAGCCGCTTGCGGCGTTGTTGGCAGGGCTCGAAGGTCCACAGATCATGCGGGGATTCGAGGGCGAAGTGCAGCGGGGAGTCGAGGATCCCGCACTCGCAGTGCGCACTCGGTTCCTCGACGATCAGATGCATCACGCTGCCGAGGCGGACGACATCCGGCAATTTGTGCTCGTGGCGGCTGGCATGGACACGCGCGCATTCCGGATGGCGTGGCGGGAAGAAACGGTGTTCTATGAGTTGGACCGCGCCGCGTTGCTGAGGTTGAAGCAGTCACTGCTGGACGACGCGGGGACTGCGTGCCTCTACGCACGGCGCACCGTAGGCGTAGATCTGACACGCGATTGGATGTCCCCGCTTCTGGCCGCGGGGTTCAAGCCAGGGAGACCGACCGCCTGGTTGGTTGAGGGGTTGCTCTATTTCTTGACTGCACAGCAGCGCGACGCCCTGCTCGCTGAGATCACGCACCTGTCCACCACGGGGAGCGTGCTGCTGGCTGATTATGTCAGTCAGACCTCTCTGGACAGCCCGGGCATGCGGGCGTGGCTGGTGAAGATGGCGGACAGCGGCCATGCGTGGCAGTCCGGGTGTGACGAACCGGAAGTACTGCTCGGTCGACTCGGCTGGGAGGCGCTGGTGACCGAGTACGGTGCGCCGGAGGCGGATTTCGGCCGGTGGGACGCCGCGGTGGTAGAGCCGGGCGTCCCGGGTACGCGGGGGCGCTATCTGGTTGTGGCCCGCTTCGGATCGTTACAGGTGTAG
- a CDS encoding YciI family protein: MQFMLAGYDGTDPDALNRRLAVREQHIALGDQLRDAGHMLYGGAILDDHGNMTASVLILDFPSRDELDAWLKVEPYVTGKVWEKIDIRPFRVGPSFIGLHL, encoded by the coding sequence ATGCAGTTCATGCTCGCCGGCTACGACGGCACCGATCCCGACGCGCTCAACCGGCGGCTGGCCGTACGCGAGCAGCACATTGCCCTCGGCGACCAGCTGCGCGATGCGGGCCACATGCTCTACGGCGGCGCCATTCTTGACGATCACGGGAACATGACCGCCTCTGTGCTCATTCTCGATTTCCCTAGCCGTGACGAACTCGACGCGTGGCTCAAGGTAGAGCCCTACGTTACCGGCAAGGTATGGGAGAAGATCGATATTCGACCGTTCCGGGTCGGCCCGTCCTTCATCGGCCTACACCTGTAA
- a CDS encoding carbamoyltransferase C-terminal domain-containing protein: MRILSFKPGHDGTVALIEDGELVFSVEAEKDSFPRYSEATPSLLLEALSMAEDIPDVVCLSGWVKGFHSAERPLGAGYFGWDDVGIQLAERRLFGKPVQFFSSTHERSHLLSTYGMSPFPQGQPCYALVWEGNIGSFYEISPELEVVRIAEVMEDPGNKYQFVFALADPATSTERGGFRFSNAGKLMALAGYADGSACTAAERELIDFVLSRRSILLTTSKTDMADSPFYDIGVEEQALKNLAAHHSEEIFARFHAVATRALTQGYPLLIAGGCGLNCDWNTRWRESGLFEDVFVPPVPNDSGSAIGTAVDAQSVLTGKAKLTWSVYSGPPFVRDAPVPGEFAAAPLDAAHLAERLAGGAVIAWVEGSAEIGPRALGHRSLLAAPFEEATRDRLNAIKSREPYRPIAPVCREQDVAKYFDWVGPSPYMLYFQRVLDRRLGAVIHADGTARVQTITPADSKPLCRVLDEFERLTGVGVLCNTSLNFDGRGFINRTSDLVEYVRTRGIDGFVLDGIVYWSPTSRGQAIGQ; the protein is encoded by the coding sequence GTGCGGATCTTGTCGTTCAAGCCCGGTCACGACGGCACGGTCGCCCTGATCGAGGATGGTGAGCTGGTTTTCTCGGTCGAGGCCGAGAAGGACTCGTTCCCCCGCTATTCGGAAGCGACACCGAGTCTGCTCCTGGAGGCGCTGTCGATGGCCGAGGACATTCCGGACGTCGTGTGCCTGAGCGGCTGGGTTAAGGGATTCCACTCGGCCGAGCGGCCGCTTGGTGCGGGCTATTTCGGCTGGGACGACGTCGGCATCCAGCTGGCCGAACGGCGGCTGTTCGGCAAACCGGTGCAGTTCTTCTCATCCACGCACGAGCGTTCACATCTGCTCTCCACCTACGGGATGTCGCCGTTTCCGCAAGGGCAGCCGTGCTATGCGCTGGTGTGGGAGGGCAACATCGGCTCCTTCTATGAGATCTCGCCTGAGCTTGAGGTTGTGCGGATCGCGGAGGTGATGGAGGACCCGGGTAATAAGTACCAGTTCGTCTTCGCGCTGGCCGACCCCGCCACCAGTACCGAGCGCGGCGGCTTCCGGTTCTCCAACGCGGGCAAACTCATGGCGCTGGCCGGATACGCCGATGGCTCTGCGTGCACGGCTGCTGAGCGGGAACTAATCGACTTCGTCCTCTCGCGCCGCTCCATTCTGCTGACCACCTCGAAGACGGATATGGCCGACAGTCCGTTCTACGACATCGGCGTCGAGGAGCAGGCGCTGAAGAACCTGGCGGCGCATCACTCCGAGGAGATTTTCGCCAGGTTCCACGCGGTCGCCACGCGCGCGCTCACCCAGGGCTATCCGCTGCTGATCGCGGGCGGATGCGGGCTCAACTGTGACTGGAACACGCGGTGGCGCGAGAGCGGCCTGTTTGAGGATGTGTTCGTGCCGCCGGTGCCGAACGACTCCGGATCGGCGATCGGGACGGCAGTGGACGCCCAGTCTGTATTGACAGGGAAGGCGAAGCTGACCTGGAGTGTGTACAGCGGACCGCCGTTCGTCCGTGATGCACCGGTGCCCGGAGAGTTCGCGGCTGCGCCTCTGGATGCCGCGCACCTGGCTGAACGTCTCGCCGGCGGCGCAGTCATCGCATGGGTGGAGGGCAGCGCCGAAATCGGCCCCCGCGCCCTGGGCCACCGCTCCCTGCTGGCCGCGCCGTTCGAGGAGGCGACGCGCGACCGCTTGAACGCGATCAAGTCCCGCGAGCCGTACCGCCCAATCGCGCCGGTGTGCCGAGAGCAGGACGTGGCAAAGTACTTCGATTGGGTCGGGCCGAGCCCGTACATGCTGTACTTTCAACGCGTGCTCGACCGTCGTCTGGGTGCGGTCATACACGCGGACGGGACGGCACGCGTACAGACGATCACACCGGCGGATAGCAAGCCCCTGTGTCGTGTGCTCGACGAGTTCGAGCGGCTCACCGGGGTCGGGGTGTTGTGCAACACCTCGTTGAACTTCGACGGCCGCGGCTTCATCAACCGCACCAGTGACCTGGTGGAGTACGTGCGTACGCGTGGCATCGACGGCTTCGTGCTGGACGGGATCGTCTACTGGAGCCCGACGAGCCGAGGCCAGGCGATCGGACAGTGA